In Paludibacter propionicigenes WB4, the genomic window TTATCCCAAAGCGAATCCCGGTTATAAGCCGTTAGTCTTTCTTTTACCATCTGGAAATGAGAAGACAGGATTAAAGGAATTGCATAATGCTGCCATCAATGGTGTTGTGTTAAGGGCTGAATCTTATTATTTACTGGCAGGAATTTATTTAAACTTTGAAAACAAATATCAGCAAGCTATTTATTACTCCAGAACCCTCAATAAGTTATACCCGGATAATTCAGAATATCTTGCTTTGTATATTAAAAATCTACTACTTCTGAAACAATACGATGACGCTGAGAAAGTGATTACTGCCTCACAAAAAGAGATTGAAAATAAATACTTTCAGGCACAGCTTAGCATTTATCATGGAGTTTTGAAAGAAAAGAAATATCACGAGAATAATTTGGCTGAACAGTACTACAATTCAGGAATCAGTAAGCTGTCATTTTTTGGTTCGTATGGAAATGAATGTGTAGCCTATGGATATTTTGGACTGAGCCGAATAAACGAAATAAAAAAAGATATGAGTGCCAGCAAAAAGTTTCGGGACAAGGCGCTAAAGTTGGCAACTTTCAAGAAAATAAATTTTGATAAATAAATAGAGATAAAAAAACAGGAATAACGCTTTGTGTTTTCCTTATAGTAATTTAAATACAGATAAAAAACAAGGTATGAAAAAGACAATTTCATTTACACTAGTAGTATTTTTACTCGCGAGTTGTGCTCATAAAGACAAAGTGCAGGACGACTCAGCCCCTCAGGTGGTATTAACTGAAGTGACAAAAGTAACTGGTGAAGGCAATTTGCATTACAGTGGTAGTATTGAGGCTTTTCAAACGATACCTCTTACCTTTCAAACAACGGGAACGGTATTGAAGGTGCTCGTTAATGCGGGAGATGCTGTTCGCAAGGGCCAATTACTGGCGACTGTTGATAAAGCAGATGCTTTGAGTATGTATGAAGTGGCTAATGCCAAATACAAACAGGCAAAAGATGCTTACAACAGACTGAAGGATGTTCATGATAACGGAAGCTTATCTGAAATTAAATGGGTGGAAATGGAGTCGAATCTGCAACAGGCGCAATCTTCAGCTGCACTGGCTAAAAACAATTTGACTAAATGTGCGCTTTATGCTCCCGACAATGGAGTTATAGGACGACGAAACATAGAACCCGGTATGTCCTCGTTGGGAAATCCGGTGGCTCCGCTGGAATTGGTGAAAATCGAAACAGTGTATGTCAAGATCAGTGTACCCGAGAATGAGATAGGTAAAATAAAAAAAGGGTTGAAAGCTACTTTTAAAGTTTCAGCTCTTCAGGATAAGGTTTTTGATGGCACAGTAACCAATGTAGGTGTGGTGGCCGATCAGATTTCGCGTACTTACGAGGTCAAAATCACTGTGAAAAATCCTGGATTATTGTTGAAACCAGGAATGGTTTGCGATGTGAATCTGGGTATAACCGCTAATAAAGAAGTATTGTCGGTAGCTTATAGGGCTGTTAATAAGGACAAAGAGAATAATAGCTTTGTGTATGTGGCTGATCTAACAAAGAAAACAGTACGTAAAAGAATTATCAAAATTGGTAATTATCAAAATGATAATATTGAAGTACTGTCAGGATTATCAGTTGGAGAACAAGTGGTGAAAGATGGTGGAAATAAATTGTCGGATAACAGTAAAATCTCATTTTGATTATGAAACAGAAAAAAACAGGTTTTATAGGATGGGCTATGCGCTATCACAACATTACCAACATTCTGGTTGTGGTATTTGTCCTGATTGGGGTTGTAGCATTGCTAAAAATGCCCCGTAATGAATTTCCCAACTTTACGATTCGACAAGGTTTGGTTATTGGAGTGTATCCGGGAGCAAGCTCTGCAGAAGTAGAAGAACAACTCACCAAGCAAGTTGAGAATTATATATTTGGTTTCAAAGAGGTAAAAAAGGCAAAGACCTATTCGGAATCCAAAGAAGGAATGATGATTATTTATGTGGAACTCAACGACAATGTAACCAATGCCGATGAGTTCTGGTCGAAGCTGAAACATGGATTAAATGAATTCAAATCTTCTTTACCATCGGGAGTAATTGCTTTGATGGCCAACAGCGATTTTGGAGATACTTCTGCGATGTTAATCACTCTTTCTTCGAACACTAAGGGCTACAAAGACATGGAAAATGAGTTGAAGAAACTCAAAGCCGAATGTCGGAAGATTCCTGCAGTATCCAAGATAAAAGATTACGGTATTCAGAAGGAAAAGATCTATGTCAATGTTGAACCCGAAAAACTGAATGAGTACAACATTAAATCACTTTCGCTCCTGTCTTCTTACCAGTTCAATGGAATGGTATCACCTGCAGGTAAATTAAAAACGCCAGAGAATGATTTATATGTGCATTTTCCAGCCAATTTTGAATCGGAAAAGGATTTATCCGATCAGATAGTGTTTGCCGATCCGACAGGTGGTGTTGTCCGATTAAAAGATATAGCCAAAATAGAGCGGAAGGATGAAGAACCGGATAACTACATTCGTCAGGAGGGGAAAAAGACCATTCTTTTATCGCTCGAAATGCAACAAGGGAATAATATCGTTGACTTTGGTAAAGACGTACAAGTGGCATTAGATGCATTTAAAAAGAATTGTCCTAAAGATATTGAAGTGAACGTCATATCCAATCTGCCTCAATATGTAAATGATTCGGTTTCCGATTTTATGCGTGAATTTCTTATCGCTATTATCGCAGTGATATTGGTTGTGATGTTATTGTTGCCAAAAAAGGTTGCTGCCATTGCAGGAATAACTGTTCCCATAGCTATTCTTATAACCTTGGGGTTTCTGTATTTTTTTGGAGTTGAGTTAAATACTGTTTCGTTAGCAGGATTGATTGTGGTGTTGGGTATGATTGTGGATAATTCCATTGTGGTCATAGATAATTATATTGAACGGAAGGACCAGGGTATGTCTTCGTGGCATGCAGCCATCAAAAGTGCGCGCGAACTGGTAACACCTATTATTACTGCTACAATGGCTATTTGTATAGTATATATTCCCCTGGGATCTATGCTTCCGGGTACATCCGGCGATTTTGTAAGACCATTGCCTCTTACCATTTGTATCGCATTGGTAGTTTCGGTTGTTGTTGCATTGTTTGTTGTTCCGTTCCTCAATTTCCATTTCATTAAAAAAGGTCTGAAATCGGCAGATGAAAATACGGATAAAAAGAGCTTCCTGGATAAGATGCAGGCAGGTTTTGATGTTGCTTTGGATGCTACATTCAGGCATCCTAAAGTGACTATGGGAGTTGCTGTTGGATCTATTGTTCTGGCCGTTGTTCTGTTTCTAAAGATAGATCAGCGCTTATTTCCGGAGTTAGAACGAAATCAATTTGCTGTAGAAGTTTACCTTGATAAAGGAAGTTCGCTTGAAGCAACATCCAAGGTGGTAAGTAGTTTGGAGAATACTCTGAAAAAAGACAAAAGAGTAAGTACGGTAACCAGCTTTATAGGTAGCAGTTCTCCTCGTTTCCATACTTTGTATGCACCTCATATTCCAAGTCCTAACTATGGACAGTTGATGGTAAATACGGTAGACAACGAAGCAACCAGAGCCATCTGTGAGGAATACAGTAAAAAAACAGCGGGAGCGTATCCAAATGCCCATATAAAATGGAAAATTCTGGCCATGCAGATCAATAAATATCCCATCGAACTGCGTATTTCGGGTGACTCTATTAAAGATTTGAGAAAAGTAGAAGCCCAGATAGATTCCATCATAAAGCCCGTAAAAGGGATTACCTGGGTGTACCCTGACTGGGAACAAAAACAGCTGAATGTTCAGGTAGACCTGGATAAAGATAAAGCAAACCGAATGGGTTATTCCAAAGGACTCGTTGCGACTTCTCTTTTGATGAGCTTAAATGGTATTCCGTTGACTACTATTTGGGAAAATGATTATCCTGTGTCAGTAGAGCTCAAACAAGAAAAGGGAGAGAAAAAGGATATTGATTATTTAGGAAATCAAACTGTTACTTCTCCGATGAGTTTTTCGTCTGTGCCTTTAAGATCATTTGCTAAATTCACGCCGGAATGGACGGAGGGAACCATTGTTCATCGTAACGGAACAAGAACGTTGACCATACAATTGGATGTTGACTCCAAAGTGATGGCATCAAATATATTAGCTGAAATCAAACCCAAAATCGATAAGCTTGATTTGCCTAAGGGTGTTTCAGTAGGCTATGGTGGAGATTATGAAGGTCAAACCGAAGTATTTTTACCAATGGGTCTGGCATTAGCAATAAGTATCGCATTTATCTTCTTTATTTTACTGTTCCAGTTCAAAAAGGTAAAACTAGCTTCGCTGATCATGTCAACTATGTTATTAGGTTTACCAGGGGCTGCAATCGGTTTATTTGTTATGAGGTATCCATTTAGTCTTACGGCTTTTATTGGTATTACCAGTCTATGCGGTATAGTAGTCCGTAACGGAATTATCCTGATTGATTACCTGCAAGAGCTAAGAACTTTACACGGAATGGGAATACAAGAAGCTGCTTTAGCTGCAGCCAAACGACGAATGCGACCTATTTTCCTTACTTCGGCAGCTGCATCAGTAGGTGTAATACCTATGATTTTAAGTCGTTCGCCGCTTTGGGGACCGTTGGGAACAGTTATTTGCTTTGGACTATTAATCTCAATGGTACTTACATTGTTTATTCTTCCTGTTTTGTACACCATAATTTATCGTAATGAGAAGAAGGGTAAACCTAAAAGTAAGCATATTCCATACAGTAATATCAAAAAGATCACCCCTTTAATTATGCTGTTTGTGGTAATGGGAACATTTATGTCGACGGGATCTCATGCTCAAAGTCGCACACTTTCAATAGATTCTTGTAAGATTTATGCATTGAAAAATAATAAAACAATTAAGAATGCCGATTTAGAGGTGAAAAGTGCGCTGGAGACTAAAAAAAGCGCATTTACCAACTATTTCCCGAAAGTAAGTGCATCCGGTTTAGCTATGCGATCTGCAGATTATCTGGTTAAAGGAACTATTCCGTCGATGAATCTTCCGGTCTATGATGGAAATTTGGCAAATCTGGCCACGGCAAGTCAATTTGCTTACGTGCCTGAAATACCCATAAATGCATTAGATTATATCAATATGGCAAGTGTTTCGGTAACCCAGCCACTTTTTGCCGGGGGGCGTATTGTGAATGGAAATAAACTGGCTAAAATTGGTTCTGAAGTTAGTCAGCAGAAGAAGCTGTTGAATACTACCGAAGTGCTTGTAAAAACAGAGAACCTGTATTGGAGTACAATTGCCTTGCAGGATAAGATGGTGACGCTGACCAGTTACGAAAAACTACTCAATCAGTTACTCTCTGATGTTTCTGTGTCTGTTAAAGCGGGGTTGGCACAGCGAAGTGATTTGCTGAAAGTACAATTGAAACTGAATGAAGTAGGAATGAATAAACTGAAGCTGAAAAACGGAATCAGTTTGTCGAAAGAAGCTTTATGCCAACATATTGGTATTGATTATGACAGTACTTTCGTGCTGATTCATCCCGAAGTTCCTACAGAGTTCTTACAACAATCATCTACCGTCGACGCTGCAAAGGACAGGTATGAATATCAAATGTTGAATAAAGCATTGGAGGCTGAAAAACTGCAGAAAAAAATGACTTTAGGAGAATACCTTCCGCAGGTGGCGCTGGGTGGAATTGGTTTTGTGAACGATGTAGCCAACAAAACGTCATCCAATGCTATGGCTTTTGTATCGGTGTCTATCCCTATTTCCGATTGGTGGGGAGGGTCTCATAAGCTAAAAGAAAGCCAGTTTAAAATAGAGCAGGCAGCTAATAAATTATCGGAAACAACGGAACTGCTTAATCTCCAAATTCAACAAGCTAAAAACGAACTGAATGAGAGCCGCTTTCAAATTAAAACCAGTCAGGCCTCTGTCGATCAGTCGAAAGAAAATCTAAAGGTAGTGAATGACAACTATAAAGCAGGTGTCTCTTCTATGTCTGATTTGCTGGAAGCTCAAGCTTTGTATCAAGATTCTCAAAATCAGTTTACTGATGCAGTTTGTTCTTATAAAATAAAAATGGCAAATTATATGCAAGCTATAGGCAGATACAAGTAAGCAATAGCTCGACATTATTTCTCACTAATCAATTATTGCGGACTGATTTTATCTGAACTGCCAATTGCCTGTTGTTTCAGATGAAAGGAATTAATATGTTAATGAAGTCAATGATTAGAGTAAAATTCTACATTGTTCGTCTTTATAAACATATACTCAGTTTCGTTGTTCCAAACAGGAGTTTAAATGTGATTGTAAAAAACATGTGTAATTGACATTTTGCTTTTTTGCAATCATATTTCTTCGACAATAGTTGAACTTGTCAATTAATTGTTTTACCTTTGCAACGTAATTAAATCAACAAAATGGAAAATCGGAATTTATCATTAATAATGGAAGCGGGCAAGATGATGCGCGAGATAATCAGAGTACTCAAAAAACGTACTGGAGAGCAGGCATTTATTAAGCTCACGATAGAGGAATTTATATTGCTTAATACGATTCATAATAACGATGTTGACGTTATTCAGAAAGATATGGCGTATATGTTGGGGAAGGATAAGTCCTCGATACTCCGCTTAATAGATTCATTAGAAGATAAAAACATGGTTAGAAGGGTGGTTGATGTGAGCGACAGGAGAAAAAACTGCTTGATGGTTACAAAAAACGGTGAAAAGGGATTGAACGATTATGTTGTAATTGGGTCTAAGCTAATACAAGAGTTGAAGCAGGGTGTAACTGAGGAAGAAATGGCTACTTTTTTTAAAGTGGTAAATCAAATCAGAGCTAACTCTGAGAAACTTTGATTTCTGATCGAGATAGTTGATTTCATCAATGATTGATTGGTTTGTTTGAAGCTGGAAAATAAGCATATTTATTAAAAAATATTCATGAAAAAAGATATTTGTAAAAAGAAAAAATAGTTCCTTTGTATTTCTTTAATAGAACTATTAATGCTTTTTACACGTAAGATTTAACGGAAACGCAATAAAATTATTCAAATTTTTTAATCAAGAATAACAGCCTAATTATGTTGTTAGGATTTATATATTTAATATAATTAATATCAGAAAAATGAAAAGAGAAATTAAAAAAGCAGAAGGAAAGCTTGGTATTCTGTTGCCAGGTATGGGTGCTGTTGCTACGACTCTGATTGCCGGGGTTTTAGCTAGTAGAAAAGGACTTTCAAAGCCCATCGGTTCGTTAACGCAAATGGGAACTATCCGTTTGGGTAAAAGAACTGACAAAAGAAACCCTCTCATTAAGGATTTCGTGTCATTGGCAAATTTAGATGACGTTGTATTCGGAGGTTGGGATTTGTTTACCGACAATGCTTACGAAACTGCTAATAAGGCTGGTGTATTAGAAAAATCAGACATCGAACCATTGAAAGATGAGTTGATCAAGATTAAACCAATGACAGCCGTTTATGATCATAAATACCTTGTAAATCTAACACCAAACAATATCAAAGAAGGACCAACAAAAATGGACCTTGCTCAACAATTGATGGCTGATATTGAGAACTTCAAAAAAGAAAATAATTGTTCTCGTATAGTTGTTCTTTGGTGTGCTTCTACAGAAGTATATTCAGCTCAAACAGATGTTCATGCTACTGTTGAAAGTCTTGAAGAAGGTCTGAGAAACAATGATCCTAACATTTCTCCAAGTATGATTTATGCTTACGCGGCAGTAAAATTAGGTTATCCGTATATCAATGGAGCTCCAAACTTGTCTTGTGATGTGCCTGCTATGGTAGAATTGTCACACAGAACAAATACTCCAATTATGGGTAAAGATTTTAAATCAGGACAAACTTTGATGAAAACAATTTTGGCTCCTGGTTTACGTGCTCGTTTAATCGGTCTTGATGGCTGGTTCTCTACCAATATTTTGGGTAACAGAGATGGAGAAGTGTTGGACGATCCGGGAAGTTTCAAATCAAAAGAAGTTTCAAAATCAGGCGTATTGCACGACATTCTTGAACCTGAATTATTCCCTGAATTGTATGGTAATACTTATCATAAAATCAGAATTGAATATTATCCACCTCGTGGCGACTTTAAAGAAAGCTGGGACTGTTTGGATATTTTCGGTTGGATGAACTATAAAATGCAGATTAAGATCAATTTCTCTTGTCGCGACTCTATTTTAGCAGCACCGTTGGCTCTTGACTTGGCTTTATTCATTGATTTGGCTAAAAGAGCAGACATGCGTGGTGTGCAAGAATGGTTGTCATTCTACTGCAAATCTCCTCAAACTGCTCAGGGACTTCCTGCTCAAAATGATGTATTCAAACAATTGGAAAAATTGGAAAACACTTTAAGATACCTTAAAGGTGAAGACTTGATTACGCATTTAGGTTTGGATTATTATGAAAATGAACTTTTTGCATAAACTTATTTGTACCGGTATGGGCTTGGGGTTAATACCCCTCGCTCCCGGCACATTTGGTGCTCTAGGAGGGTTTGTTTCAGGTTATTTTATTAAGCACTATTCCAGTCAACCAGATATATACATACTGGCACTTATAATCTTTTTTACACTAATTGGTGTTTATAGCTCTAATAAAATAATACCAGAATGGGGAAAAGACCCATCAAGAGTAGTAATAGACGAAGTTGTAGGCATGTGGATTTCGATGCTCTTCATCCCGAATAATATATTATTCATGTTGTTGGCATTTGTTTTGTTCCGCCTGTTTGATATTTATAAACCATTTTTTATAAGAAAATTTGAAGCGTTTCCTCAGGGTTGGGGAATAATGTTGGATGATGTGGCTGCCGGGGTTTTTGCAAATGTGACATTACAATTGTTTCTAATCATTAAAACACAATTCATGTGGTAGAAGCATTCAATTATTTGGCAAAGTTTTTTAAGGCGCAAGTGGCATCATTAACGGCCACATTAGTCGATTTTTCTATAACTTATATTTTGACATCCTTCGTTGGTTTTTCCTATATCCTATCCTCAGGAATAGGCGTTGTTTGTGGAGGTGTTGTCAATTTTACACTTGGGCGCTACTGGGTTTTTAGCGCCGAAAATGAGAAGAAAGCCGATCAGATACCAAGATATATGCTTGTGTGGCTATCCAGCATGCTTTTAAATATGGGTGGCATTATTTTTTTTACAGAGATTGTAGGGCTTTATTATTTAATCTCCAAAATAGCAACTGCCGTGATAGTAGGTGTTTTTTTCAATTACTATCTACAAAAAACTTTTGTTTTTAAAACTAAAACTAAAAGCAGTATTTAACCGTAAACGACAATTGAGCCGTTACT contains:
- a CDS encoding GtrA family protein, yielding MVEAFNYLAKFFKAQVASLTATLVDFSITYILTSFVGFSYILSSGIGVVCGGVVNFTLGRYWVFSAENEKKADQIPRYMLVWLSSMLLNMGGIIFFTEIVGLYYLISKIATAVIVGVFFNYYLQKTFVFKTKTKSSI
- a CDS encoding phosphatidylglycerophosphatase A; amino-acid sequence: MKMNFLHKLICTGMGLGLIPLAPGTFGALGGFVSGYFIKHYSSQPDIYILALIIFFTLIGVYSSNKIIPEWGKDPSRVVIDEVVGMWISMLFIPNNILFMLLAFVLFRLFDIYKPFFIRKFEAFPQGWGIMLDDVAAGVFANVTLQLFLIIKTQFMW
- a CDS encoding inositol-3-phosphate synthase yields the protein MKREIKKAEGKLGILLPGMGAVATTLIAGVLASRKGLSKPIGSLTQMGTIRLGKRTDKRNPLIKDFVSLANLDDVVFGGWDLFTDNAYETANKAGVLEKSDIEPLKDELIKIKPMTAVYDHKYLVNLTPNNIKEGPTKMDLAQQLMADIENFKKENNCSRIVVLWCASTEVYSAQTDVHATVESLEEGLRNNDPNISPSMIYAYAAVKLGYPYINGAPNLSCDVPAMVELSHRTNTPIMGKDFKSGQTLMKTILAPGLRARLIGLDGWFSTNILGNRDGEVLDDPGSFKSKEVSKSGVLHDILEPELFPELYGNTYHKIRIEYYPPRGDFKESWDCLDIFGWMNYKMQIKINFSCRDSILAAPLALDLALFIDLAKRADMRGVQEWLSFYCKSPQTAQGLPAQNDVFKQLEKLENTLRYLKGEDLITHLGLDYYENELFA
- a CDS encoding efflux RND transporter periplasmic adaptor subunit; the protein is MKKTISFTLVVFLLASCAHKDKVQDDSAPQVVLTEVTKVTGEGNLHYSGSIEAFQTIPLTFQTTGTVLKVLVNAGDAVRKGQLLATVDKADALSMYEVANAKYKQAKDAYNRLKDVHDNGSLSEIKWVEMESNLQQAQSSAALAKNNLTKCALYAPDNGVIGRRNIEPGMSSLGNPVAPLELVKIETVYVKISVPENEIGKIKKGLKATFKVSALQDKVFDGTVTNVGVVADQISRTYEVKITVKNPGLLLKPGMVCDVNLGITANKEVLSVAYRAVNKDKENNSFVYVADLTKKTVRKRIIKIGNYQNDNIEVLSGLSVGEQVVKDGGNKLSDNSKISF
- a CDS encoding MarR family winged helix-turn-helix transcriptional regulator, whose translation is MENRNLSLIMEAGKMMREIIRVLKKRTGEQAFIKLTIEEFILLNTIHNNDVDVIQKDMAYMLGKDKSSILRLIDSLEDKNMVRRVVDVSDRRKNCLMVTKNGEKGLNDYVVIGSKLIQELKQGVTEEEMATFFKVVNQIRANSEKL
- a CDS encoding efflux RND transporter permease subunit → MKQKKTGFIGWAMRYHNITNILVVVFVLIGVVALLKMPRNEFPNFTIRQGLVIGVYPGASSAEVEEQLTKQVENYIFGFKEVKKAKTYSESKEGMMIIYVELNDNVTNADEFWSKLKHGLNEFKSSLPSGVIALMANSDFGDTSAMLITLSSNTKGYKDMENELKKLKAECRKIPAVSKIKDYGIQKEKIYVNVEPEKLNEYNIKSLSLLSSYQFNGMVSPAGKLKTPENDLYVHFPANFESEKDLSDQIVFADPTGGVVRLKDIAKIERKDEEPDNYIRQEGKKTILLSLEMQQGNNIVDFGKDVQVALDAFKKNCPKDIEVNVISNLPQYVNDSVSDFMREFLIAIIAVILVVMLLLPKKVAAIAGITVPIAILITLGFLYFFGVELNTVSLAGLIVVLGMIVDNSIVVIDNYIERKDQGMSSWHAAIKSARELVTPIITATMAICIVYIPLGSMLPGTSGDFVRPLPLTICIALVVSVVVALFVVPFLNFHFIKKGLKSADENTDKKSFLDKMQAGFDVALDATFRHPKVTMGVAVGSIVLAVVLFLKIDQRLFPELERNQFAVEVYLDKGSSLEATSKVVSSLENTLKKDKRVSTVTSFIGSSSPRFHTLYAPHIPSPNYGQLMVNTVDNEATRAICEEYSKKTAGAYPNAHIKWKILAMQINKYPIELRISGDSIKDLRKVEAQIDSIIKPVKGITWVYPDWEQKQLNVQVDLDKDKANRMGYSKGLVATSLLMSLNGIPLTTIWENDYPVSVELKQEKGEKKDIDYLGNQTVTSPMSFSSVPLRSFAKFTPEWTEGTIVHRNGTRTLTIQLDVDSKVMASNILAEIKPKIDKLDLPKGVSVGYGGDYEGQTEVFLPMGLALAISIAFIFFILLFQFKKVKLASLIMSTMLLGLPGAAIGLFVMRYPFSLTAFIGITSLCGIVVRNGIILIDYLQELRTLHGMGIQEAALAAAKRRMRPIFLTSAAASVGVIPMILSRSPLWGPLGTVICFGLLISMVLTLFILPVLYTIIYRNEKKGKPKSKHIPYSNIKKITPLIMLFVVMGTFMSTGSHAQSRTLSIDSCKIYALKNNKTIKNADLEVKSALETKKSAFTNYFPKVSASGLAMRSADYLVKGTIPSMNLPVYDGNLANLATASQFAYVPEIPINALDYINMASVSVTQPLFAGGRIVNGNKLAKIGSEVSQQKKLLNTTEVLVKTENLYWSTIALQDKMVTLTSYEKLLNQLLSDVSVSVKAGLAQRSDLLKVQLKLNEVGMNKLKLKNGISLSKEALCQHIGIDYDSTFVLIHPEVPTEFLQQSSTVDAAKDRYEYQMLNKALEAEKLQKKMTLGEYLPQVALGGIGFVNDVANKTSSNAMAFVSVSIPISDWWGGSHKLKESQFKIEQAANKLSETTELLNLQIQQAKNELNESRFQIKTSQASVDQSKENLKVVNDNYKAGVSSMSDLLEAQALYQDSQNQFTDAVCSYKIKMANYMQAIGRYK